A genomic segment from Myxococcales bacterium encodes:
- a CDS encoding efflux RND transporter periplasmic adaptor subunit, with product MHQPKPHGAAGEEAPVLESNPFPSIAPVRVPSSVPRVRRLITDGTARTYLLIGALFGAVTATAVTIAVMRSSHRVGVAPRPPAPFVVEPGVGVKLTSGGYQPMRFDAKPAELSAPLARPPVTARVATLESYTSPSFAPLEGRVVESAVRIGSHVKAGDRLVLVRTGDLAELKRSKQAAELSISTKQALLTRVEKLIESRAASQNDLLLAQSELNESKLAARAAGAKINALGIREEGETGYWVLANRPGTVVQLDAAPGKEVGPDKDKPVATVADLAEVLVMADLPQRDMGGLVVGMPVAIRMTGGQLDAITGTLETISAVLDPERQTVPVRILAKNDDGKLRPHTFVEATFLPKEGTKLVTVPTEAVISDGSISVVFVEEEPGAFRRRVVQVGRQTKERTELLSGVKDGEKVVVRGALLLLNAVR from the coding sequence GTGCATCAGCCCAAGCCCCACGGCGCCGCGGGAGAGGAGGCTCCCGTCTTGGAGTCGAACCCGTTCCCAAGCATCGCGCCGGTGCGCGTGCCGAGCAGCGTGCCGCGCGTGCGGCGCCTCATCACCGACGGCACGGCGCGGACGTACCTCTTGATCGGCGCCCTCTTCGGCGCCGTCACGGCGACGGCGGTGACCATCGCCGTCATGCGTTCCAGTCACCGCGTCGGTGTCGCGCCCCGTCCCCCCGCGCCGTTCGTCGTCGAGCCGGGCGTCGGCGTGAAGCTCACGAGCGGCGGCTACCAGCCGATGCGTTTCGACGCGAAGCCCGCGGAGCTGAGCGCGCCGCTCGCCCGGCCGCCGGTCACGGCGCGCGTGGCGACGCTCGAGAGCTACACCTCGCCGAGCTTCGCGCCGCTCGAAGGTCGAGTCGTCGAATCGGCGGTGCGCATCGGTTCGCACGTGAAGGCCGGCGACAGGCTCGTGCTCGTTCGTACCGGAGATCTCGCCGAGCTCAAGCGCTCCAAGCAAGCCGCGGAGCTGTCCATCTCCACGAAGCAGGCTCTCCTCACCCGCGTCGAGAAGCTTATCGAGTCGCGCGCCGCGTCGCAGAACGACCTCCTACTCGCACAGAGCGAGCTCAACGAGTCAAAGCTCGCGGCGCGCGCCGCTGGTGCGAAGATCAACGCGCTCGGCATCCGCGAAGAAGGCGAGACGGGTTACTGGGTTTTGGCCAATCGACCGGGCACCGTGGTGCAGCTCGACGCCGCGCCGGGCAAAGAGGTCGGACCCGACAAGGACAAGCCCGTCGCCACGGTAGCCGACCTCGCCGAGGTCTTGGTCATGGCCGACCTTCCGCAGCGCGACATGGGCGGGCTTGTTGTCGGAATGCCCGTGGCCATTCGCATGACCGGCGGCCAGCTCGATGCCATCACAGGAACGCTCGAGACCATCTCGGCCGTCCTCGACCCGGAGCGGCAAACGGTGCCGGTGCGCATCCTCGCCAAGAACGACGATGGCAAGCTCCGGCCTCATACCTTCGTCGAAGCGACGTTTCTGCCAAAGGAAGGCACCAAGCTCGTGACGGTTCCCACGGAGGCCGTGATCAGCGACGGCTCAATCTCCGTCGTGTTCGTCGAAGAGGAGCCGGGGGCGTTCCGTCGCCGCGTCGTTCAGGTCGGTCGCCAGACCAAGGAGCGGACCGAGCTGCTCTCCGGCGTGAAAGACGGCGAAAAGGTCGTCGTTCGCGGCGCCCTCTTGCTCTTGAACGCTGTTCGCTAA
- a CDS encoding SDR family oxidoreductase, whose protein sequence is MRLSNKVALVTGASRGIGHATCLALAKEGATIVATARTQKDLDALADTLKKSGTKALAIAGDVTKSADVNACVARAVEAFGGIDILVNNAGIGGYRPFLDWTEDDYDRIMATNAKSTWLFCKAVVPHMLAKGGGNIVNVSSVAGLAGYPSEGIYCMSKFAQVALSQSLDREFYQKNIKVSLVCPGGVETHFAIGDGRSHGSPAMEGFSTAEDVAEAVLLAVVPRERTRVVNVILRPMGEMT, encoded by the coding sequence ATGCGCCTATCGAACAAGGTCGCGCTCGTCACGGGCGCCAGCCGCGGCATCGGTCATGCGACTTGTCTCGCGCTCGCGAAGGAGGGCGCCACCATCGTCGCCACCGCGCGCACACAAAAGGACCTCGACGCGCTCGCCGACACGCTCAAGAAGTCGGGCACCAAGGCCCTGGCCATAGCCGGCGACGTGACCAAGTCCGCGGACGTCAACGCGTGCGTCGCGCGCGCCGTCGAGGCCTTCGGCGGCATCGACATCCTCGTGAACAACGCGGGCATCGGCGGCTATCGCCCGTTCCTTGATTGGACGGAAGACGACTACGACCGAATCATGGCGACCAACGCCAAGTCGACGTGGCTCTTCTGCAAGGCCGTCGTGCCGCACATGCTCGCGAAGGGCGGCGGGAACATCGTCAACGTGTCGAGCGTCGCCGGCCTGGCCGGTTACCCGTCCGAGGGCATCTATTGCATGTCCAAGTTCGCCCAGGTGGCCCTCTCGCAGTCGCTCGATCGAGAGTTCTATCAAAAGAACATCAAGGTCTCGCTGGTGTGTCCCGGCGGCGTCGAGACGCACTTCGCCATCGGCGACGGCCGGAGCCACGGCTCGCCCGCGATGGAGGGCTTCTCGACGGCGGAAGACGTCGCCGAGGCGGTGCTCTTGGCGGTTGTGCCGCGTGAACGCACGCGGGTCGTGAACGTCATCTTGCGCCCCATGGGCGAGATGACCTGA
- a CDS encoding VWA domain-containing protein, with translation MPRPALAASAISALVVAAVACGGTNSSEFGGPPGSAPSGPAADFTTESAGPKSTLDPCVTDAKSANLEKVNLVFMYDRSGSMGDTANTPPFDPKQKWIPVGAGMKAFFADPVSKTMSASLAFFPQGGDVASNCAAPYSAPTVPLGSLNDAAKFVSAIDATQPKGGTPTLPALQGAIQYAKTVAAQKPDEKTVIVLVTDGEPGFMINGAFETGCPNNDVAHVAAAAEAAFKATPSIPTYVIGVGPALTNLNRIAAAGGTGTASMVSVSDPTKTAATFQAVLDKIRGQILSCDFALPPPPAGKLLDVDAVNVAYSSGAGESILTYSADCAGGSGWRYDNLAGPSRVQLCPATCDAARAAGDGKLTVAFGCKTKGDVR, from the coding sequence ATGCCCCGCCCCGCCCTCGCCGCCTCTGCCATCTCTGCCCTCGTGGTCGCCGCCGTTGCCTGCGGCGGGACGAACAGCTCCGAGTTCGGAGGGCCGCCGGGCTCCGCGCCATCGGGCCCTGCAGCCGACTTCACCACCGAATCGGCGGGGCCGAAGAGCACCCTCGATCCGTGCGTCACCGACGCGAAGTCAGCGAACCTCGAGAAGGTGAACCTCGTCTTCATGTACGACCGGTCCGGCAGCATGGGCGACACGGCGAACACGCCGCCCTTTGACCCCAAGCAGAAGTGGATCCCTGTTGGCGCGGGCATGAAGGCCTTCTTCGCCGACCCCGTCTCGAAGACGATGAGCGCGTCGCTCGCGTTCTTTCCCCAAGGCGGGGACGTCGCCTCGAACTGCGCCGCGCCGTACTCCGCGCCGACGGTGCCGCTCGGCTCCCTGAACGACGCCGCAAAGTTTGTTTCCGCCATCGACGCGACGCAGCCGAAAGGCGGCACGCCGACCTTGCCTGCGCTCCAAGGCGCCATCCAATACGCGAAGACCGTGGCGGCGCAGAAGCCCGACGAGAAGACCGTCATCGTGCTTGTCACCGACGGCGAGCCGGGCTTCATGATCAACGGCGCCTTCGAGACGGGGTGCCCCAACAACGACGTGGCCCACGTCGCCGCGGCCGCCGAAGCGGCGTTCAAGGCCACCCCGTCGATCCCGACCTACGTCATCGGCGTCGGGCCAGCGCTCACGAACCTCAACCGGATTGCGGCGGCTGGCGGTACGGGCACCGCGTCGATGGTGTCGGTCTCGGACCCGACAAAGACCGCCGCGACGTTCCAAGCGGTGCTCGACAAGATTCGTGGCCAGATCCTCTCGTGCGACTTCGCGCTTCCGCCCCCGCCAGCGGGAAAGCTGCTCGACGTCGACGCCGTCAACGTGGCGTATTCGTCGGGCGCAGGTGAGTCGATCCTGACCTACAGCGCCGACTGCGCCGGCGGCAGCGGCTGGCGCTACGACAACCTGGCAGGTCCGAGCCGCGTTCAGCTTTGCCCCGCGACCTGCGACGCCGCGCGAGCGGCCGGTGATGGAAAGCTCACCGTCGCCTTCGGGTGCAAGACCAAGGGCGACGTGCGCTGA
- the bioA gene encoding adenosylmethionine--8-amino-7-oxononanoate transaminase, translating into MDNRSWPERIDFDRRHIWHPFTQMKEHETAPPLAVVGGSGVDLVLADGRTIFDGTASWWTSLHGHCPPRLVAALARQAAALDHAMFAGFTHAPAIDLTARLTERLPKALSRLFFSDNGSTSVEVALKMTFQAAFQRGERQRTKIGALRGAYHGDTLGAVGVGELENFMTSVFAPLLLRCERAEVPSDPRRLVTGDRDGHDAEAHARIESAARALELYFDTCGAQLAAFVCEPLVQGAGGMFMWPPELLRTLRAQCTAHGVSLIFDEVMTGFGRTGTFLASEQAGVVPDVLCLSKMLTGGLLPLAVTCATDALFDDFWGEPGDGRAFLHGHSYTANPIACAVAAESLALFEETRVLEHAAALATTLRAAWRTLAAHPALRDARTLGAIAAARLVDPRTGHPYSASQREGLALHLRALDEGLLVRPIGDCVYLVPPLTAPLDRVDAAVAALGRALPS; encoded by the coding sequence GTGGACAACCGCTCTTGGCCCGAACGCATCGACTTTGATCGACGCCACATCTGGCACCCGTTCACTCAGATGAAGGAGCACGAGACGGCGCCACCGCTCGCCGTGGTGGGCGGCAGCGGCGTGGATCTCGTGCTAGCCGACGGCCGAACCATCTTCGACGGCACCGCGAGCTGGTGGACTTCGCTCCACGGTCATTGCCCGCCGCGCCTGGTTGCCGCACTCGCGCGACAAGCCGCCGCGCTTGACCACGCCATGTTCGCGGGCTTCACCCACGCGCCAGCCATCGACCTCACGGCGCGCTTGACCGAGCGATTGCCAAAGGCGCTCTCCCGGCTCTTCTTCTCCGACAACGGCTCGACGTCGGTCGAAGTCGCCCTCAAAATGACGTTTCAGGCGGCCTTCCAGCGCGGCGAGCGGCAGCGCACGAAGATCGGCGCCCTTCGCGGCGCCTACCACGGCGACACGCTGGGCGCCGTCGGCGTCGGCGAGCTCGAGAACTTCATGACGTCGGTCTTCGCGCCGCTCCTTTTGCGCTGCGAGCGCGCGGAGGTCCCGAGCGACCCGCGTCGCCTCGTCACTGGCGACCGCGATGGGCACGACGCCGAAGCGCACGCGCGCATCGAGTCGGCGGCGCGCGCCCTCGAGCTCTACTTCGACACCTGCGGTGCCCAGCTCGCGGCGTTCGTGTGCGAGCCCTTGGTTCAAGGCGCCGGCGGGATGTTCATGTGGCCGCCGGAGCTCTTGCGCACGCTACGCGCGCAATGCACCGCGCACGGCGTCTCGCTGATCTTCGACGAGGTGATGACGGGCTTCGGTCGCACGGGAACGTTCCTCGCCTCGGAACAAGCGGGTGTCGTCCCCGACGTGCTCTGCCTGTCGAAGATGTTGACCGGCGGCCTCTTGCCGCTCGCCGTCACGTGCGCGACCGACGCACTCTTCGACGACTTTTGGGGAGAGCCGGGCGACGGCCGTGCGTTCCTCCACGGCCACAGCTACACGGCCAACCCCATCGCCTGCGCCGTGGCCGCCGAGAGCCTCGCGCTCTTTGAAGAGACGCGAGTCTTGGAGCACGCGGCGGCGCTGGCGACGACGCTGCGCGCTGCGTGGCGAACGCTCGCCGCGCATCCGGCGCTCAGAGACGCTCGGACCCTGGGCGCCATCGCGGCCGCACGCCTCGTCGATCCAAGAACGGGGCATCCGTATTCAGCTTCGCAACGCGAGGGGCTCGCGCTCCACTTACGCGCTCTCGACGAGGGGCTCCTCGTGCGCCCCATCGGCGACTGCGTCTACCTCGTTCCGCCGCTGACGGCGCCGCTCGATCGCGTTGATGCCGCGGTCGCGGCGCTCGGGCGCGCGCTCCCGTCCTGA
- a CDS encoding endonuclease/exonuclease/phosphatase family protein, giving the protein MLGRAVLDLGGREVAAFVVHTEAYDRDGTKTRQLLQVEEAVRREPRPFVLGGDFNELPPGAVRLAHFPDEHPKSLGTEFEQPPYTPEAMRPFFDRFVPAISLADFGATEASQARYYSHSILGPERANFRGERGFWNRTLDYLFASPGSAWTPGRSDVLQAPGRLGITADPNRLSDHAPVVGDWILPP; this is encoded by the coding sequence ATGCTCGGTCGTGCGGTGCTCGACCTCGGCGGCCGCGAGGTTGCCGCCTTTGTGGTGCACACCGAGGCGTACGACCGGGATGGGACCAAGACGCGCCAGCTCTTGCAAGTGGAGGAGGCGGTGCGGCGCGAGCCTCGCCCCTTTGTGCTGGGCGGCGACTTCAACGAGCTCCCTCCCGGCGCCGTTCGACTCGCCCACTTTCCCGACGAACACCCCAAGTCACTCGGCACGGAGTTCGAGCAGCCGCCCTACACGCCAGAGGCCATGCGGCCCTTCTTCGACCGCTTCGTGCCAGCCATTTCGCTGGCCGACTTCGGCGCGACGGAGGCTTCGCAGGCGCGTTACTACTCGCACTCGATCCTCGGGCCAGAGCGCGCGAACTTTCGTGGCGAGCGGGGCTTCTGGAACCGCACGCTCGACTACCTCTTTGCGTCACCGGGGAGCGCTTGGACGCCTGGTCGGAGCGACGTCTTGCAGGCGCCGGGGCGCCTCGGCATCACCGCCGATCCGAACCGGCTCAGCGATCACGCGCCGGTTGTTGGCGATTGGATCTTGCCGCCATGA
- a CDS encoding ABC transporter permease → MRSAARKLPSWIGPLVALLVVYALFAVLAPDTFLRGANTASMAQRTVVVAVCSLGMTMVIATGGIDLATGSLVALTTVLVAKLLTKGVSPAVACLLAVGAATTLGAFVGLVIGRFKMLPFVVTLGSMSMLRGLAKGIASEQKIDCDPRGIDRLVAATHVVSPSLWASLALAIVVGVVLTGTRFGRHVFAVGSNEATARLVGINTARVKVLVYAASSLLAGVAGIFEFATLTVGDPTDAIGLELKVIAAVVIGGGSLSGGEGSVVGALLGALLMTVIETGGVHLGMPGWVQEIVAGAIIVLAVALDRARAQRAA, encoded by the coding sequence ATGAGAAGCGCAGCCCGCAAGCTGCCATCGTGGATCGGCCCCCTCGTGGCGCTGCTGGTCGTCTACGCGCTCTTCGCCGTGCTCGCGCCGGACACCTTCCTGCGCGGCGCCAACACGGCATCAATGGCGCAACGCACCGTCGTCGTCGCGGTCTGCTCCCTCGGTATGACCATGGTCATCGCCACCGGCGGCATCGACTTGGCGACCGGCTCGCTCGTGGCACTCACGACGGTGCTCGTGGCGAAGCTCCTCACCAAGGGCGTCTCCCCCGCCGTCGCGTGCCTCCTCGCCGTGGGCGCGGCGACGACGCTCGGCGCCTTCGTCGGGCTCGTCATCGGCCGCTTCAAGATGTTGCCCTTCGTCGTCACGCTCGGCTCGATGTCGATGCTGCGAGGCCTCGCCAAGGGCATCGCCAGCGAGCAGAAGATCGACTGCGATCCGCGCGGCATCGACCGCCTCGTTGCAGCTACGCACGTCGTCTCGCCGAGCCTCTGGGCGTCACTCGCGCTCGCCATCGTGGTCGGCGTCGTGCTCACGGGCACTCGGTTCGGCCGCCACGTCTTCGCCGTCGGCAGCAACGAGGCGACGGCGCGCCTCGTCGGGATAAACACGGCGCGCGTGAAGGTGCTCGTGTACGCAGCGTCGAGTCTGCTGGCCGGCGTGGCTGGGATCTTCGAGTTTGCGACCTTGACCGTTGGCGATCCGACCGACGCCATCGGCCTTGAGCTAAAGGTCATCGCTGCGGTGGTCATCGGTGGTGGCTCGCTGAGCGGCGGCGAAGGGAGCGTCGTGGGCGCTCTCTTGGGCGCGCTGCTCATGACCGTGATCGAAACCGGCGGGGTCCACCTCGGCATGCCGGGCTGGGTGCAAGAGATCGTCGCCGGCGCGATCATCGTCCTCGCGGTGGCCCTCGATCGCGCGCGCGCCCAACGCGCCGCCTGA
- a CDS encoding substrate-binding domain-containing protein — protein MFRSPSLALATLALALTACSRDATTSADGGATAAKPARLKIAVVPKGTTHEFWKSVHAGVVKASRELDVDVVWKGPLKEDDLRAQIDVVQTFVAQGVSGIVLAPLNDSALKAPVRAAKDAKIPVVIFDSDLQGDEHVSFVATDNVAAGKIAADALSKSVGKGNVVVLRYQEGSASTQNREKGALDALRTMSAFTVVSDNQYGGATTESAFQKSESLLVAQKAPLAGVFTPNESTTFGMLLALRKTGSAKKVKLVGFDASEKLVGALRDGDIDGLVVQNPFRMGYLATKAMVDHLRGKAVERRIDTGARLVTKANLDDPEIKELVQPDLKKWLND, from the coding sequence ATGTTTCGTTCCCCTTCCCTCGCCCTCGCCACGCTCGCGCTGGCGCTCACGGCCTGCTCCCGTGACGCGACGACGTCCGCCGACGGCGGCGCGACCGCCGCAAAGCCCGCACGCCTGAAGATCGCGGTCGTCCCCAAGGGAACCACGCACGAGTTCTGGAAGAGCGTCCACGCCGGCGTCGTCAAGGCTTCGCGCGAACTCGACGTCGACGTGGTCTGGAAGGGCCCGCTCAAGGAGGACGACCTGCGCGCGCAAATCGACGTGGTACAGACCTTCGTGGCGCAAGGCGTCAGCGGCATCGTGCTCGCGCCGCTCAACGACAGCGCGCTCAAGGCGCCGGTGCGCGCCGCCAAAGACGCCAAGATTCCGGTCGTGATCTTCGACTCAGACCTTCAAGGCGACGAGCACGTGAGCTTTGTCGCCACCGACAACGTCGCCGCCGGCAAGATAGCGGCCGACGCGCTCTCCAAGTCGGTGGGCAAGGGCAACGTCGTCGTGCTTCGCTACCAAGAGGGCTCGGCGAGCACGCAGAACCGCGAGAAGGGTGCCCTCGACGCACTCCGCACCATGAGCGCCTTCACGGTCGTGAGCGACAACCAATACGGAGGCGCCACGACGGAGAGCGCGTTCCAGAAATCCGAGAGTCTGCTCGTGGCGCAGAAGGCTCCCCTCGCCGGCGTGTTTACGCCCAACGAGTCCACCACCTTCGGGATGCTCCTCGCGCTCCGAAAGACCGGCTCGGCCAAAAAGGTGAAGCTCGTCGGCTTCGACGCTTCGGAGAAGCTGGTCGGAGCCTTGCGCGACGGCGACATCGACGGCCTGGTCGTGCAGAACCCCTTCCGCATGGGCTACCTCGCGACCAAGGCCATGGTCGATCACCTCCGCGGAAAGGCCGTGGAGCGCCGCATCGACACCGGCGCGCGGCTTGTCACCAAGGCCAACCTCGACGACCCCGAGATCAAGGAGCTCGTGCAGCCAGACCTCAAGAAGTGGCTGAACGACTAG
- a CDS encoding sugar ABC transporter ATP-binding protein, whose protein sequence is MRLRLEGIGKRFGETAVLSDVSLSLGSGEVHALLGHNGAGKSTLMRIVLGLETATAGRMTLDDAPYAPSSARAARALGVVMVPQERTACGHLTVAENILLGHEPTRFGVISPRERDARASRALAFAAGDAHRIALGARVRDLSVAEVQLVEIARALAQAGIDHDGVTRARLLVLDEPTSSLAKDDAHRLFANVRKMASGGLSVILVTHFLNDVPRHADRYTVLRDGAVVARGDARAVTPDALVKALLGESAGATERAVSNATAGKTLLAHGGFAVRGGEIVGIAGLVGSGRSRLLRELLTAQGAPRIGLLSEDRGGEGLMLDRSIADNIVLSPRGARWLPPGKANAAAARWLDELAIRAKGPDQRVRDLSGGNQQKVQLARLLREDFDLLLVDEPTRGIDLSSKRQVLALFGELASRGKAIVLVSSQFDELLAVCHRIAVLRRGVLGEFRSAEDWNEEALLLEAAS, encoded by the coding sequence ATGCGACTTCGCCTCGAAGGCATCGGCAAGAGGTTCGGCGAGACAGCCGTGCTGAGCGACGTCTCACTCTCGCTCGGCTCTGGCGAAGTCCACGCGCTCCTCGGCCACAACGGCGCGGGCAAGAGCACGCTCATGCGGATCGTGCTTGGCCTCGAGACGGCCACCGCGGGCCGCATGACGCTTGACGATGCCCCCTATGCGCCGAGCAGCGCCCGAGCGGCGCGGGCCCTGGGCGTCGTCATGGTGCCGCAAGAGCGCACCGCCTGCGGACACCTCACGGTCGCCGAAAATATCCTGCTCGGCCACGAGCCCACGCGCTTCGGCGTCATCTCGCCACGCGAGCGAGACGCGCGCGCGAGCCGTGCCCTCGCCTTCGCCGCCGGTGACGCGCATCGCATCGCGCTTGGTGCACGCGTGCGTGACCTGAGTGTTGCCGAGGTTCAGCTGGTCGAGATCGCGCGAGCGCTCGCGCAGGCAGGCATCGACCATGACGGCGTCACCAGGGCACGCCTGCTCGTCCTCGACGAGCCGACGTCGAGCCTCGCGAAAGACGACGCGCACCGACTCTTCGCGAATGTGCGCAAGATGGCCAGCGGCGGCCTCAGCGTGATCCTCGTGACGCACTTCTTGAATGACGTCCCAAGGCACGCCGACCGCTACACGGTGCTTAGAGACGGCGCCGTGGTCGCGCGCGGCGATGCGCGGGCGGTCACGCCGGACGCGCTGGTCAAGGCCCTCCTTGGCGAGTCGGCCGGCGCCACAGAACGCGCGGTATCCAATGCGACGGCCGGCAAGACGCTCCTCGCGCACGGCGGCTTCGCCGTTCGCGGCGGCGAGATCGTCGGCATCGCCGGCCTTGTCGGCTCGGGTCGATCCCGCTTGCTACGCGAGCTTCTCACGGCTCAGGGCGCGCCACGCATCGGACTCTTGAGCGAAGATCGCGGCGGCGAGGGGCTCATGCTCGACCGGTCCATCGCCGACAACATCGTGCTCTCGCCGCGCGGTGCGCGATGGCTGCCCCCGGGCAAGGCCAACGCGGCGGCGGCGCGCTGGCTCGACGAGCTGGCCATTCGTGCCAAGGGGCCCGACCAGCGCGTGCGCGACCTCTCCGGCGGCAACCAGCAGAAGGTCCAACTGGCGCGCCTGCTGCGGGAGGACTTTGATCTTCTGCTCGTTGACGAACCGACGCGCGGCATCGACCTCAGCAGCAAGCGGCAGGTGCTCGCGCTCTTCGGCGAACTCGCATCGCGTGGCAAGGCCATCGTCCTCGTGTCGAGCCAGTTCGACGAACTCCTCGCCGTGTGCCATCGCATCGCCGTCCTCCGCCGAGGCGTCCTCGGCGAGTTTCGCTCTGCCGAAGACTGGAACGAAGAGGCGCTGCTGCTGGAGGCCGCGTCATGA